The Budorcas taxicolor isolate Tak-1 chromosome 18, Takin1.1, whole genome shotgun sequence genome window below encodes:
- the FAM98C gene encoding protein FAM98C isoform X1, producing the protein MEGAEAGEQEWAAVAQDLLALGYEGCPGAASPGTSCPDFRALCARLAAELATLDALEREREEGTEALSAGDGPGAEEEFLRQLAGLLWELHCPDRELCGGDCAASLREPDARLRLLRFLCSEVQAARLLRLRSRLDPNPEPSCGEGAEAGSGMVQELILTLQALGLPRPTRGTPACQLLRDLHAKISELLPFLPPESLQPLLNHPLDAPRWEALASLSQSLRDQYGCRRCLLLKRLDLTTSAFHWSDRAEAQGEAMKAVLIPIREALTSESDVSIAHVLAARADLSRLVPATSKTARRGTCCAINKVLMGSVPDRGGRPNELEAPMPSWQSRREDGGGRKAGRQCWGRKKKKK; encoded by the exons ATGGAGGGGGCGGAGGCCGGGGAGCAGGAGTGGGCCGCAGTGGCCCAGGACCTGCTGGCCCTGGG GTATGAGGGTTGCCCGGGGGCAGCGTCGCCGGGCACCTCGTGCCCAGACTTCCGGGCGCTGTGCGCGCGGCTGGCGGCGGAGCTGGCGACTCTGGATGCCCTGGAGCGGGAGCGAGAGGAGGGCACGGAGGCGTTGAGCGCCGGCGATG GTCCCGGCGCTGAGGAGGAATTCCTGCGGCAGTTGGCCGGCCTGTTGTGGGAGTTGCACTGTCCGGACCGCGAGCTCTGCGGTGGGGACTGCGCGGCCTCACTGCGGGAGCCCGACGCGCGCCTGCGCCTGCTGC GCTTTCTCTGCTCCGAGGTCCAGGCCGCCCGCCTCCTCCGCCTGCGCTCCCGTCTGGATCCCAACCCCGAGCCATCCtgtggggaaggggcagaggcgGGATCTGGCATGGTCCAGGAACTGATCCTTACTCTCCAAGCCCTGGGGCTGCCCAGACCCACGCGGGGGACCCCAGCCTGTCAGCTGCTTCGGGACTTGCATGCCAAG ATCTCCGAGCTGCTGCCTTTCCTGCCCCCCGAGTCCCTGCAGCCCCTCCTCAACCACCCACTGGACGCACCCAGATGG GAAGCGTTGGCGTCTCTGTCCCAAAGCCTGCGGGATCAGTATGGCTGCCGCCGCTGCCTCCTCCTCAAGCGCCTTGACCTCACCACATCTGCTTTCCACTGGAGTGATCGGGCTGAG GCCCAAGGAGAGGCCATGAAGGCAGTGCTGATCCCAATTCGAGAGGCTCTGACCTCAGAATCAGATGTCTCCATTGCACATGTGCTGGCTGCCCGAGCCGATCTGTCTCGCCTTGTCCCAGCCACTAGCAAGACTGCCCGCCGAGGGACTTGCTGTGCTATCAACAAG GTGCTTATGGGCAGCGTTCCAGACCGGGGGGGCCGCCCAAATGAGCTGGAGGCCCCCATGCCCAGCTGGCAGAGCAGAAGAGAGGATGGAGGCGGGCGGAAGGCAGGCCGCCAGTGCTGGGGccggaagaagaagaagaagtaa
- the FAM98C gene encoding protein FAM98C isoform X2, which yields MEGAEAGEQEWAAVAQDLLALGYEGCPGAASPGTSCPDFRALCARLAAELATLDALEREREEGTEALSAGDGPGAEEEFLRQLAGLLWELHCPDRELCGGDCAASLREPDARLRLLRFLCSEVQAARLLRLRSRLDPNPEPSCGEGAEAGSGMVQELILTLQALGLPRPTRGTPACQLLRDLHAKISELLPFLPPESLQPLLNHPLDAPRWAQGEAMKAVLIPIREALTSESDVSIAHVLAARADLSRLVPATSKTARRGTCCAINKVLMGSVPDRGGRPNELEAPMPSWQSRREDGGGRKAGRQCWGRKKKKK from the exons ATGGAGGGGGCGGAGGCCGGGGAGCAGGAGTGGGCCGCAGTGGCCCAGGACCTGCTGGCCCTGGG GTATGAGGGTTGCCCGGGGGCAGCGTCGCCGGGCACCTCGTGCCCAGACTTCCGGGCGCTGTGCGCGCGGCTGGCGGCGGAGCTGGCGACTCTGGATGCCCTGGAGCGGGAGCGAGAGGAGGGCACGGAGGCGTTGAGCGCCGGCGATG GTCCCGGCGCTGAGGAGGAATTCCTGCGGCAGTTGGCCGGCCTGTTGTGGGAGTTGCACTGTCCGGACCGCGAGCTCTGCGGTGGGGACTGCGCGGCCTCACTGCGGGAGCCCGACGCGCGCCTGCGCCTGCTGC GCTTTCTCTGCTCCGAGGTCCAGGCCGCCCGCCTCCTCCGCCTGCGCTCCCGTCTGGATCCCAACCCCGAGCCATCCtgtggggaaggggcagaggcgGGATCTGGCATGGTCCAGGAACTGATCCTTACTCTCCAAGCCCTGGGGCTGCCCAGACCCACGCGGGGGACCCCAGCCTGTCAGCTGCTTCGGGACTTGCATGCCAAG ATCTCCGAGCTGCTGCCTTTCCTGCCCCCCGAGTCCCTGCAGCCCCTCCTCAACCACCCACTGGACGCACCCAGATGG GCCCAAGGAGAGGCCATGAAGGCAGTGCTGATCCCAATTCGAGAGGCTCTGACCTCAGAATCAGATGTCTCCATTGCACATGTGCTGGCTGCCCGAGCCGATCTGTCTCGCCTTGTCCCAGCCACTAGCAAGACTGCCCGCCGAGGGACTTGCTGTGCTATCAACAAG GTGCTTATGGGCAGCGTTCCAGACCGGGGGGGCCGCCCAAATGAGCTGGAGGCCCCCATGCCCAGCTGGCAGAGCAGAAGAGAGGATGGAGGCGGGCGGAAGGCAGGCCGCCAGTGCTGGGGccggaagaagaagaagaagtaa